A genomic stretch from Schaalia odontolytica includes:
- a CDS encoding transglutaminase family protein → MTTSVDTKPRAQRVESQAQTTPTSPVATEVRAASVPSSSSRDGDRPNVGQQGPRPKTTRSRLLTVTQRFATYRSSLPIWSLLVLAFLFVGPVAAFEPVFGGGVGAIAAGAGVACGLAIAAASTHWRWDALTTVLSVVATYFLVGSGAALRSEALYGFLPTGQTLQVMVLGSFRAWKDLLTLTPPVSVYSGPALVPWMCGLILAVLAGLITARAGRAVPGSIPVVAMAVIAVFFGIARYPLPLSLVLVWWALVVAWWASAAQYQRITLGQDVLVGRASSPGGEATVGRRSRSTVYVGRRALGAILVLAVSVGVAMPAAAFLGSSRGRLVGRDLIQPPLDVQAFPSPMSSFRHYTTDLKDETLLTVSDLPENQRVRIAAMDVYDGTTFGMSRKRDDGHTGYIPVHTTIPGRAPGSSVVTLTTTGLSGPWVPVLGNPSQIAFTGGQAARQKKGLHVDTWANAALTTGPVGSMSYNVTTEFVAPVRDEELANLVAVSATLEDKNIPDGLADRAAELTQNASTPLAAARAIEHYLSTNGYYLNENTRFSRPGVRSDRLERMLASDENLIGDDQQYTALMALMLHQLGINARVVMGAYPEGGSQGGAATLRGSDIRAWVEVEFSGGVWGVFDPTPPRDHVPQTQVPKPRSVPRPQVLQPPEPPEPPAEMPPPTRDQNADPLKPPEVGLPWGLIAAGSGAVILLMMPPLAILVFKAGRRRRRRRAAAGEALVGSWDEVVDLAADYGLRIDLGRTRQETAWALSSQWELGHDPGDPFALVTDEANLGEDGATSSSDSAGVADKGRYVIDGWSRFGGDVPGPVVIARFADVANFASNGSSRDRARAAWAQVKDLRDQVSKRAGFFARVRRAFSLRSLRMRRKLRRESALIARARREEIKR, encoded by the coding sequence ATGACCACCAGCGTTGATACCAAGCCCCGCGCGCAAAGGGTCGAATCGCAGGCTCAGACGACTCCGACGTCCCCCGTTGCAACCGAGGTGCGAGCGGCCTCCGTTCCTTCTTCCTCTTCCCGCGACGGTGACCGTCCCAACGTGGGGCAGCAGGGGCCTCGTCCCAAGACGACGCGTTCGCGCCTGCTGACCGTCACGCAGCGTTTCGCGACGTACCGGTCGAGCTTGCCGATATGGTCCCTCCTGGTGCTTGCCTTCCTCTTCGTGGGGCCTGTCGCGGCCTTCGAACCGGTCTTCGGTGGCGGAGTTGGCGCGATCGCTGCCGGCGCAGGAGTGGCCTGCGGCCTAGCGATCGCCGCGGCCTCTACCCACTGGCGGTGGGATGCACTCACGACGGTCTTAAGCGTTGTGGCGACCTACTTCCTGGTCGGCAGCGGTGCCGCGCTGCGCTCCGAGGCGCTGTACGGCTTCCTGCCCACGGGGCAGACCCTGCAGGTCATGGTGCTCGGATCCTTCCGTGCCTGGAAGGACCTGTTGACGCTCACGCCCCCGGTGTCGGTCTACTCCGGACCGGCGCTCGTGCCGTGGATGTGCGGCCTGATCCTGGCGGTCCTGGCGGGCCTGATCACTGCGCGTGCCGGACGGGCAGTCCCGGGGTCCATCCCCGTCGTGGCGATGGCGGTTATCGCCGTGTTTTTTGGTATCGCTCGCTATCCTCTCCCTCTGTCGCTGGTCCTGGTCTGGTGGGCGCTTGTGGTCGCCTGGTGGGCGAGCGCCGCCCAGTACCAGAGAATCACCCTGGGGCAGGATGTGCTCGTGGGACGAGCAAGTTCGCCTGGCGGCGAGGCAACGGTTGGGCGTCGTTCTCGCTCGACCGTCTACGTGGGGAGGCGAGCCCTTGGTGCCATCCTCGTGCTCGCGGTCTCCGTCGGCGTGGCGATGCCGGCTGCGGCGTTCCTGGGGTCCTCCCGCGGGCGCCTTGTTGGGCGCGACCTGATTCAGCCACCCCTTGACGTTCAGGCATTCCCTTCCCCGATGTCTTCCTTCCGTCACTACACGACGGATCTGAAGGACGAGACGCTGCTGACCGTCTCCGATCTACCTGAGAACCAGCGTGTGCGAATCGCCGCGATGGACGTCTACGACGGTACGACCTTCGGCATGTCCCGGAAGAGAGACGACGGACATACGGGTTACATTCCGGTTCATACGACCATCCCCGGTCGCGCGCCGGGCTCCTCAGTGGTGACGCTCACGACCACAGGACTGTCAGGCCCGTGGGTTCCCGTCCTGGGAAATCCCTCGCAGATCGCTTTCACTGGCGGGCAGGCAGCCAGGCAGAAGAAGGGCCTCCATGTCGATACGTGGGCTAATGCGGCTCTGACCACCGGCCCCGTCGGTTCGATGAGCTACAACGTGACCACGGAGTTCGTCGCGCCTGTGCGCGACGAAGAACTGGCCAACCTCGTGGCGGTGTCGGCAACCCTGGAGGACAAGAATATTCCCGACGGCCTCGCTGATAGGGCCGCCGAGCTCACGCAGAACGCGTCGACGCCGCTCGCGGCAGCGCGAGCCATCGAACACTACTTGTCCACCAACGGCTATTACCTCAACGAGAACACTCGTTTTTCGCGGCCGGGCGTGCGCAGCGATCGGCTGGAGCGCATGCTGGCCTCCGACGAGAACCTGATTGGTGACGATCAGCAGTACACGGCTCTCATGGCTCTCATGCTGCACCAGTTGGGCATCAACGCGCGCGTCGTCATGGGAGCCTACCCCGAGGGTGGCTCCCAGGGAGGTGCCGCGACCCTGCGCGGATCCGATATTCGCGCGTGGGTCGAGGTCGAGTTCTCGGGTGGTGTTTGGGGCGTGTTCGACCCGACTCCGCCGCGCGACCATGTGCCGCAGACTCAGGTACCCAAGCCTCGTTCCGTCCCGCGCCCGCAGGTCCTGCAGCCGCCGGAGCCTCCCGAGCCCCCGGCCGAGATGCCTCCGCCCACACGAGACCAGAATGCCGACCCGCTCAAGCCGCCCGAGGTGGGTCTTCCCTGGGGTCTCATCGCCGCAGGCTCGGGCGCTGTCATCCTCCTCATGATGCCCCCCCTGGCGATCCTGGTCTTCAAGGCGGGCCGACGTAGGCGTCGCCGCAGGGCTGCCGCCGGCGAGGCGCTGGTGGGTTCGTGGGACGAGGTCGTGGACTTGGCCGCCGACTATGGCCTGCGTATCGATCTGGGACGCACTCGTCAGGAGACTGCGTGGGCTCTTTCCTCCCAGTGGGAACTGGGGCACGATCCGGGCGATCCCTTTGCGCTGGTGACGGACGAGGCGAACCTTGGCGAGGACGGGGCGACCTCCTCCTCGGATAGTGCAGGCGTCGCCGACAAGGGGCGCTACGTGATTGACGGCTGGAGCCGCTTCGGAGGCGACGTTCCAGGTCCCGTCGTCATCGCGCGCTTCGCCGACGTCGCTAACTTTGCTTCCAATGGTTCTTCGCGCGACCGTGCACGCGCCGCGTGGGCACAGGTGAAGGACCTGCGCGACCAGGTGTCCAAGCGTGCGGGCTTCTTTGCGCGCGTGCGCCGGGCTTTCTCCCTGCGCAGCCTGCGCATGCGCCGCAAGCTGCGCAGGGAAAGCGCTCTGATCGCGCGCGCTAGGCGAGAGGAGATCAAGCGGTGA
- a CDS encoding DUF58 domain-containing protein: MEGKRSDSADGVGHRREQTGRPRPLAALAGAVTPIGWAVIVLIVAGVAVAAAFQWVEALACALAGAVALVLAATRVAWKPPHLVSIRVPNERIVAGQTAVGEITVRNERNRPVRSGIIELPIGSGTGEFVVPPLGARRSWDELFLISSRHRGLINVGPARSVRSDALGLLRRVRVWDEPVILHVHPKTVRVPFDATGFQLDVEGVSTGRLSSSDVSFHALRDYEPGDDRRAVHWQSTARLGKLIVRQYEETHRSHHVIVLDTSRDVWDHDSFETAVSVAASLGLASLRESRTVSVTTTEAWLPSGSAMRLLDTLSEIQAGSGGDLALRVREAVAERPGVSALTLVVGPKVSDVDAAHLARLAPIDVPVSIIRIGGAEGRTRRDLGRGVLLDCARLEELPRIIVAGGLA; the protein is encoded by the coding sequence ATGGAAGGGAAGCGTTCGGATAGCGCAGACGGGGTCGGGCACCGCAGGGAACAGACCGGCCGTCCGCGGCCCCTTGCGGCGCTCGCGGGAGCGGTCACGCCGATCGGCTGGGCCGTCATCGTGCTCATCGTCGCCGGTGTTGCGGTCGCCGCCGCATTCCAGTGGGTCGAGGCGTTGGCGTGCGCGCTCGCGGGTGCCGTCGCACTCGTGCTGGCGGCCACCCGCGTCGCTTGGAAGCCCCCGCACCTCGTCTCGATCCGCGTCCCCAACGAGCGCATCGTCGCAGGCCAGACGGCCGTCGGGGAGATTACGGTGCGCAACGAACGTAACCGGCCCGTGCGGTCGGGCATCATCGAGCTACCGATCGGCTCGGGCACCGGCGAATTCGTCGTGCCCCCGCTGGGTGCGCGACGGTCGTGGGACGAATTGTTCCTTATCTCCTCTCGTCACCGCGGCCTCATCAACGTGGGGCCGGCGCGTTCGGTGCGCTCTGACGCCCTCGGACTGCTGCGCCGCGTGCGCGTGTGGGACGAGCCCGTCATCCTTCACGTGCACCCGAAAACCGTGCGCGTTCCCTTCGACGCCACCGGTTTCCAACTGGATGTCGAGGGTGTGTCCACGGGCAGGCTCTCCAGTTCCGATGTGTCCTTTCATGCGCTGCGCGACTACGAGCCCGGAGACGATCGGCGCGCCGTCCACTGGCAGTCGACAGCCCGCTTGGGCAAGCTCATCGTGCGCCAGTACGAGGAAACGCACCGCTCCCACCACGTTATTGTGCTGGATACTTCCCGCGACGTCTGGGATCACGACTCCTTCGAGACCGCGGTGTCCGTCGCGGCGTCGCTTGGTTTGGCCAGTTTGCGAGAGTCTCGTACCGTGTCCGTCACGACGACGGAGGCTTGGCTGCCGTCGGGTAGCGCCATGCGCCTTCTGGACACCCTTTCCGAGATCCAGGCGGGTTCCGGCGGGGACCTGGCACTGCGCGTGCGCGAGGCAGTGGCTGAGCGTCCCGGCGTCTCAGCCCTCACCCTCGTGGTTGGCCCGAAGGTGAGCGATGTCGACGCCGCGCACCTTGCGAGGCTGGCCCCCATTGACGTCCCTGTTTCCATCATCCGAATCGGTGGGGCTGAGGGACGAACCCGGCGAGACCTCGGACGAGGGGTCCTCCTCGACTGCGCGCGCCTTGAGGAACTGCCGCGCATTATCGTTGCCGGAGGGCTTGCATGA
- a CDS encoding AAA family ATPase — protein sequence MSLSIEDATRFAQVFKNLVNGVSVAVLDKRQAVRLALTTMFAGGHLLLEDAPGTGKTALARAISAVIDGTHSRIQFTPDLLPSDITGVNMFNQKTGEWVFHAGPVFAEIVLADEINRASPKTQSALLEVMEEAQVTVDGVRRPAPQPFMVIATQNPVEQAGTYPLPEAQLDRFLMKTSIGYPSRSAMIDVLDGSASPDRSKNLQPMVSGQDIVAWSALAADNHTDRAVLDYVAALAEATREDESSMLGVSTRGAIGMVRCTRVWAAAQGRNFVLPDDVKALAVPVWAHRIVVDPDAAFSGATSEGVIQRALTSVPAPAVGA from the coding sequence ATGTCACTGTCCATTGAGGACGCGACGCGTTTCGCCCAGGTGTTCAAGAACCTCGTCAACGGGGTCTCCGTGGCGGTCTTGGACAAGCGCCAGGCGGTGCGCCTCGCGCTCACGACCATGTTTGCCGGAGGACACCTGCTGCTCGAAGACGCCCCGGGCACCGGAAAGACCGCCCTGGCGCGCGCGATCAGCGCCGTCATCGATGGCACGCACTCGCGTATCCAGTTCACCCCCGACCTGCTGCCCTCCGACATCACGGGCGTGAACATGTTCAACCAGAAGACCGGCGAGTGGGTGTTCCACGCGGGCCCCGTCTTCGCTGAGATCGTTCTGGCGGACGAGATCAACCGCGCCTCGCCGAAGACCCAGTCGGCCCTCCTGGAGGTCATGGAGGAAGCGCAGGTCACGGTGGACGGTGTGCGTCGCCCCGCTCCCCAGCCCTTCATGGTCATCGCTACCCAGAACCCCGTCGAGCAGGCCGGAACATACCCCCTGCCCGAAGCCCAGCTGGACCGCTTCCTCATGAAGACGTCGATCGGCTACCCCTCGCGTAGCGCCATGATCGACGTCCTTGACGGCTCGGCCTCGCCCGACCGATCCAAGAACCTCCAACCCATGGTGTCCGGCCAGGACATCGTCGCCTGGTCCGCACTCGCAGCGGATAATCACACGGACCGCGCCGTCCTGGACTACGTGGCCGCCCTCGCGGAAGCCACGCGAGAGGACGAGTCTTCCATGCTGGGAGTCTCGACGCGCGGTGCGATCGGCATGGTCCGATGCACCCGCGTGTGGGCCGCCGCCCAGGGACGCAACTTTGTCCTGCCCGACGACGTCAAGGCGCTCGCCGTCCCCGTGTGGGCCCACCGCATTGTCGTTGACCCCGACGCCGCCTTCTCCGGTGCCACCTCCGAGGGCGTCATCCAGCGCGCCCTCACCTCGGTCCCCGCACCCGCGGTCGGCGCGTAA